One region of Nerophis lumbriciformis linkage group LG10, RoL_Nlum_v2.1, whole genome shotgun sequence genomic DNA includes:
- the edc3 gene encoding enhancer of mRNA-decapping protein 3: protein MAADWLGSLVSINCGPTLGVYQGEVSSVDQSCQTISLRQPFHNGVKCPVPEVTFSAIDIKDLKILDIRNGNAQTSSSVSTNSKSNPVAVPKGDPRTVDTVNSPQSFSKSYGDRHLEVPKGFRRRHNSWSSSSRGANQVTPKKNGVKNGSSQMKQRDDECFGDGIDDGLDTDFDFEGNLALFDKAAVFSEIDTSERRNGARSRGTPQEQTPSRYRHDENILEGKPVVYRQITVPQPGAKEYCTDSGLVVPSILYDLHKRLLLVAERHGLTLERRLEMTGVCASQMALTLLGGPNRFTPKNLHQRPTVALLCGPHVQGAQGISCGRHLANHEVEVVLFLPNFVKMVDPVTCELTLFNKTGGKQVSNIKDLPDTPVDLIIDCLDCHENTFLMDQPWYRAAADWANQNRAPVLSLDPPVSGQGQAVEAKWSLSLCLPLPLGEGAGSVYLCDIGIPRQVFQEVGIKYHSPFGCKFVIPLHSA from the exons ATGGCTGCGGATTGGCTGGGTAGTTTGGTGTCAATAAACTGTGGCCCAACATTGGGAGTATATCAGGGAGAGGTGTCATCAGTGGACCAGTCTTGCCAAACAATATCCCTCAGACAACCTTTTCACAATGGAGTCAAGTGTCCTGTTCCAGAAGTTACATTCAG TGCCATTGACATTAAGGATTTAAAGATCTTGGATATCAGAAATGGAAATGCCCAGACCAGCTCATCAGTGTCCACTAATTCAAAAAGTAATCCAGTTGCAGTTCCAAAAGGTGACCCTCGAACTGTAGATACAGTGAATTCTCCACAAAGCTTTTCAAAAAGCTATGGAGACCGCCACCTGGAGGTCCCCAAGGGCTTTAGACGAAGACACAACTCCT GGTCATCTAGCAGTCGAGGTGCAAACCAAGTCACCCCAAAGAAGAACGGAGTGAAAAACGGTAGCAGTCAGATGAAGCAAAGGGACGACGAGTGTTTTGGCGACGGAATAGATGACGGCCTGGACACAGACTTTGATTTTGAAGGAAACTTGGCCCTTTTTGACAAAGCGGCAGTTTTTTCAGAGATCGACACATCAGAGCGTCGCAATGGGGCTAGATCGCGTGGGACGCCTCAAGAGCAAACGCCCTCACGGTACCGCCACGATGAGAACATTCTGGAGGGCAAACCTGTAGTGTACAGACAGATCACAGTACCACAGCCAGGGGCCAAAGAATACTGCACTG ACTCTGGACTTGTGGTACCCAGTATATTATACGATCTGCACAAGCGTCTGCTGTTAGTCGCGGAGCGTCATGGCCTCACGTTGGAGCGGCGACTTGAAATGACTGGAGTGTGTGCTAGTCAGATGGCCCTCACGTTGCTTGGTGGGCCAAACAG GTTCACTCCAAAGAATTTACACCAACGTCCCACAGTGGCTCTGCTGTGTGGCCCACACGTTCAGGGCGCTCAGGGCATCAGCTGTGGTCGTCACCTGGCAAACCACGAAGTCGAGGTCGTCCTGTTCCTTCCTAACTTTGTCAAGATGGTGGACCCAGTCACCTGCGAGCTCACTCTCTTCAATAAGACTGGGGGGAAACAAGTGTCAAATATCAAAG ACCTGCCGGACACGCCGGTGGATCTAATCATCGACTGCCTTGACTGCCACGAGAACACATTCCTGATGGATCAGCCTTGGTACAGAGCCGCTGCCGATTGGGCTAACCAGAACCGTGCACCAGTACTCAGCTTAGATCCTCCTGTTAGTGGACAAGGACAGGCAGTGGAGGCCAAATGGTCCCTCTCCCTTTGCCTTCCCCTTCCCTTAGGAGAGGGGGCTGGTAGTGTCTACCTGTGTGACATAGGTATCCCCCGTCAGGTCTTTCAGGAAGTTGGAATCAAATACCATTCCCCTTTTGGGTGCAAATTTGTCATCCCTCTGCACTCAGCATAA